In Hyalangium minutum, a genomic segment contains:
- a CDS encoding sensor histidine kinase — MSASPAKTPQVLDPEQVVRGLHPLMMKGSLTLSVAITLQFVGEWRTMAWVFTLNSVRILANILLSRFIRLRLSQASTEWIRMFINVSSLSATGVVTGWSLLLWIYVPFAMLWIYGMEKGSRIRAAVYLAIMDTVALLTGCEPHQPVAFTLIAVLVFLLTEKRAELLQQSLEHIIQQREQLTQAQGRLRLLHERAFEQEKLSSLGMMAAGVAHEINNPMAFVTSNIHALAKDLQQQHPLPPDLLKEYQEEVLPATMEGIRRVNAIVSDLRHFARGDAEVPSEYDLNAEAKAALRIAQNQLNHCEVQVQLGEVGTVVGRSRQIVQVMVNLLINAGQATGSVGTVRLSTRRVGDEVRVEIRDTGTGMTPDTLRNLFQPFFTTKPPGMGLGLGLAVAHGIVTGQGGRIEVESEPGRGSCFTLHLPRVARGTPGHASPLRAVAA; from the coding sequence ATGAGCGCGTCCCCGGCGAAGACTCCCCAGGTGCTGGATCCCGAGCAGGTCGTCCGAGGGCTGCATCCCCTGATGATGAAGGGGAGCCTCACGCTCTCCGTCGCGATCACCCTTCAGTTCGTGGGCGAGTGGCGGACGATGGCCTGGGTCTTCACGCTGAACTCCGTGCGCATCCTCGCCAACATCCTGCTGTCGCGTTTCATCCGCCTCCGGCTCTCGCAGGCCTCGACAGAGTGGATCCGGATGTTCATCAACGTGTCGAGCCTGTCGGCGACAGGGGTCGTCACGGGGTGGAGCCTGTTGCTGTGGATCTACGTTCCCTTCGCCATGCTGTGGATCTACGGGATGGAGAAAGGGAGCCGCATCCGGGCCGCCGTCTATCTGGCGATCATGGACACGGTGGCGCTGCTGACGGGCTGTGAGCCGCACCAGCCCGTGGCCTTCACGCTCATCGCGGTGCTGGTCTTCCTGTTGACGGAGAAGCGGGCGGAGCTGCTGCAACAGTCGCTGGAGCACATCATCCAGCAGCGCGAGCAGCTAACCCAGGCGCAGGGGCGGCTGCGGCTGCTGCACGAGCGGGCCTTCGAGCAGGAGAAGCTCTCCAGCCTGGGCATGATGGCCGCGGGCGTGGCGCACGAGATCAACAACCCGATGGCGTTCGTCACCAGCAACATCCACGCGCTGGCGAAGGATCTCCAGCAGCAGCACCCGCTCCCGCCCGATCTGCTGAAGGAGTACCAGGAGGAGGTGCTGCCAGCGACGATGGAGGGCATCCGGCGGGTGAACGCGATCGTGTCGGACCTGAGGCACTTCGCGCGGGGCGATGCGGAGGTGCCTTCCGAGTACGACCTGAACGCGGAGGCCAAGGCGGCGCTGCGCATCGCCCAGAACCAGCTCAACCACTGCGAGGTGCAGGTGCAGCTGGGCGAGGTGGGCACGGTGGTGGGCCGGTCGCGGCAGATCGTCCAGGTGATGGTGAACCTGCTGATCAATGCCGGGCAGGCGACGGGCTCGGTGGGCACGGTGCGGCTGTCCACGCGCCGGGTGGGCGACGAGGTGCGGGTGGAGATCCGCGACACGGGGACGGGAATGACGCCGGACACGCTGCGCAACCTGTTTCAGCCGTTCTTCACCACCAAGCCGCCGGGCATGGGGCTGGGGCTGGGGCTGGCGGTGGCCCATGGCATCGTCACCGGCCAGGGCGGCCGCAT